From the genome of Vicia villosa cultivar HV-30 ecotype Madison, WI linkage group LG2, Vvil1.0, whole genome shotgun sequence, one region includes:
- the LOC131651348 gene encoding uncharacterized protein LOC131651348, whose protein sequence is MSVELMTIAYGKFSKAASLVVNPRKCRLYCAGLDEEIGKDMLAASGFLEGQMSFKYLGVLVIRMLQKIESICRNFLWTGGYEGSQKVPIAWKQMWRPRGYGGLNIIDIEVWNKVSLMKLMWNLHGKEDSLWVKWVQAYYLKHNNLMEVQAKANDS, encoded by the exons ATGTCAGTTGAATTGATGACGATAGCCTACGGAAAGTTCTCGAAAGCAGCAAGTTTGGTGGTGAATCCACGAAAATGTCGCTTGTACTGTGCTGGTCTTGATGAAGAGATAGGGAAAGATATGTTGGCAGCATCAGGATTCCTGGAAGGGCAGATGTCGTTTAAATATCTAGGAGTTCTCGTGATAA GAAtgctgcagaaaattgaaagCATTTGTCGTAATTTTCTTTGGACTGGTGGTTACGAGGGTAGCCAAAAAGTCCCAATAGCATGGAAACAGATGTGGAGACCGAGAGGCTATGGTGGATTAAATATCATTGATATTGAAGTGTGGAATAAAGTTAGCTTAATGAAATTGATGTGGAACTTACATGGTAAGGAAGACTCGTTGTGGGTAAAGTGGGTGCAAGCTTATTATCTTAAGCATAATAATCTGATGGAAGTTCAAGCTAAAGCAAATGACTCATGA
- the LOC131653944 gene encoding uncharacterized protein LOC131653944 — protein MANPSGTGNHQEQHTHVNPSNFNGNSVPESSSGIVMNMKHNPGISLDWTPEEQTTLEDGLSKYASESNIVRYAKIAQQLNNKTVRDVALRVRWMNKKENSKRRKDDHNLSRKSKDKKERVSDPAAKSSQFSARPNVPPYAPPMITMDNDDGIPYAAIGGPTAELLEQNAQALSRVSANISSLQIQDNINLLCQTRDNIIRIMNEMNDTPEVMKQMPPLPVKMNEELANSILPLPRTPLQPQS, from the exons ATGGCGAACCCATCTGGGACTGGCAACCATCAGGAACAACATACTCATGTCAATCCTTCTAATTTTAACGGCAATTCCGTACCGGAGAGCTCTTCAGGTATTGTCATGAACATGAAACATAATCCTGGAATTTCTCTTGATTGGACGCCTGAAGAACAAACCACTCTCGAAGATGGACTCTCCAA ATATGCCTCAGAATCTAACATAGTGCGATATGCAAAGATAGCCCAACAGTTAAATAACAAGACAGTCCGGGATGTGGCTCTGCGTGTCAGGTGGATGAAT aagaaagaaaatagcAAGAGAAGGAAGGATGATCACAATTTGTCCCGAAAAAGTAAAGATAAAAAG GAAAGGGTTTCTGATCCCGCAGCAAAATCGTCTCAATTTTCTGCTCGACCCAATGTTCCTCCATATGCACCACCAATGATTACAATGGACAATGATGATGGCATCCCATATGCAG CAATTGGAGGTCCTACTGCTGAGCTATTAGAGCAAAATGCACAGGCCTTGAGCCGAGTCTCTGCAAACATTTCCTCTCTCCAG ATACAGGACAACATCAATCTTTTGTGCCAAACTAGAGACAACATCATTAGAATAATGAATGA GATGAATGATACACCTGAGGTGATGAAGCAAATGCCGCCTCTTCCTGTGAAGATGAACGAAGAACTGGCAAATTCCATACTACCACTTCCAAGAACACCGCTCCAGCCTCAGTCATGA
- the LOC131651349 gene encoding uncharacterized protein LOC131651349 translates to MDPSNPSHIAKMFMDFMNDDTDEELVRLFMEEEASSSKRPRSQRRNIERNREEGHDRLFNDYFSETPVYTNEQFRRRYRMHKHVFLRIVEALGQHDEYFRMMVDATGRSSLSPLQKCTAVIRMLAYGTSADSVDDYLRIGETTTLKCVDKFTRGVISIFGAQYLRRPNAEDIERLMRMGEARGFPGMLGKCKII, encoded by the coding sequence ATGGATCCTTCTAATCCTTCCCACATTGCAAAAATGTTCATGGATTTTATGAATGATGATACAGATGAGGAACTTGTGAGGCTGTTTATGGAAGAAGAAGCCTCAAGCTCTAAAAGGCCTAGAAGTCAAAGAAGGAATATAGAGAGGAATCGTGAAGAGGGACATGATCGATTGTTCAATGATTATTTTTCAGAAACTCCGGTATACACAAATGAGCAGTTTCGTCGAAGGTACCGAATGCATAAACATGTGTTCCTTCGTATTGTTGAAGCTCTGGGACAACATGATGAGTATTTTCGAATGATGGTTGATGCAACTGGTAGGTCAAGTCTTTCGCCATTACAGAAATGCACTGCTGTTATTCGTATGTTGGCTTATGGAACATCTGCTGATAGTGTAGATGACTATTTGAGAATTGGTGAAACTACGACACTAAAATGTGTTGATAAGTTTACAAGAGGAGTGATCAGCATCTTTGGGGCACAATATTTGCGAAGGCCCAATGCTGAAGACATTGAACGCCTAATGCGAATGGGAGAAGCACGAGGATTTCCAGGCATGTTAGGGAAgtgtaaaataatataa